GTCAGATCTGTTGAATGTAGGTACACAAAGTGTGCTTACCGCTCAGAGACAGTTAAACACCACAGGTCATAACATTTCTAACGCGAATACAGAGGGTTATAGCCGACAATCTGTCATCCAAGGTGTTAATGATCCGCGCCAATATGGTGGTCAAACCTACGGCATGGGTGTGCATGTGGAAAATGTTCGCCGCTCTTGGGACCAGTTTGCCGTTAATGAGTTAAACCTATCGACAACGAATGCCGCTAATAAGAACGACACCCAAAGTAACATCGACATGCTCTCGGGTATGTTGTCTTCGACGGCCTCTAAAAAAATTCCTGAGAACATGAACGAGTGGTTCGACTCGATCAAAACGTTATCCGATACGCCAAATGATATCGGTGCGCGTAAAGTGGTACTCGAGAAGGCGGGTATCATTTCTCAAACATTGAATGAATTTCATGAAACGATTCGCCAGCAGTCAGATGTTGCCAATAAAAAATTAGATATGGGTATCGAACGCGTTAACCAACTCGCGATCGAAATTCGTGACGTTCAACGCTTGATGATGCGCACTCCTGGTCCACACAATGACCTGCGCGACCAGCATGAAAAACTGATCAATGAGCTATCTGGGTACACCAAAGTAACGGTGACACCCCGTTCGAATGCTGAAGGCTTTAACGTTCACATTGGTAACGGTCATACCTTAGTTTCCGGTAGTGAGGCGAGCCAATTGAAATTGATTGATGGATTGCCTGATGCCCATCAACGACGTTTAGCGATTATTGAAGGTAAGGCGATAAAGCCGATTACGAGCGCAGATATTGACGGCAAAATTGGTTCGATGTTGGATATGCGTGATGAACACATTCCTGAGGTGATGGATGAGTTAGGCCGTATGGCCACAGCGCTCTCTTATCATGTCAATAAGCTACAAAGCCAAGGTCTAGACCTTAACGGTAATGTTGGCCGCAATCTATTTACCGATGTGAATTCAGAGCTGGTGGCGAAATCGCGTGTCGTGACGAGCGGTCAGTCGCAAGCCGATGTTGCGGTGTTCATTGATAACACCAACGCGCTTAAAGGCGGTGAGTACGGCTTAAAGTACGACGGCAGTGATTATGTGGTCACGAAGCCGAGCGGTGAAACCGTTAAAGTTACCACTGACTCGAGTGGCAGTGCTTTCTATCTAGATGGCATGCGTGTTGAGATTCGTAATCCACCTGAATTGGGTGAAAAGATTCTATTACGACCAACGCGCAGTTTTGCCGCTCAGATGCAAATCGAAAGCAATGATCCTAAAGATATTGCCGCACAGAGCTATGAAGCCTCGACAACCTTTGCTCAAGGTGATGCGGAATTTAAGATCCTTGCTGCAGGGCAGTTGCGTGAATTTGAAGTGATTGTCTCGCCACGTGGTGAACAATTTGCGGTCACGGATACTAAAGGCAACGTATTGATGCAGCCACAGCCGTATCCACCATCTGGTCCAGTGACTGTCATGGGGACGACTTTCGAGTTGACACCTGGCGCTATCGCCAACGATAAATTTACCGCCAACCTTGTTCCGTCTGAAGGTGATAACGGTAACCTGCGAAAAATGCAGGATATTCAGACGAACAAGTCACTCGACGAAGGTAAATCAACGCTGCTGGATACCTACCATAACCTGAATACTAATACAGGGTTGAAGGCGTCGACCGCCAATCGTCTTAGTGAGATTGCAACGTTAGAAAAGCAGTCAGCGCAAGAGCGAATCGCTTCTATATCTGGGGTGAACCTCGATGAAGAAGCGGCAAATATGATGAAGTTTCAGCAAGCCTACATGGCATCGTCGCGCATTATGCAGGCGGCCAATGAAACCTTCGATACCATCTTGGCCTTAAGGTAATAGGAGGAAGTCATGTTAACTCGTATCTCCAGTTTCCATAATTACCAGTCGGTGCAAAACGACCTACGCCGTCAAGAGAACAAGGTTCATCATAACCAAGCGCAATTGGCGTCGGGTAAAAAATTGCAGTCGCCTAGTGATGATCCACTAGCGACTCACTACTTGCAGAATATTGGGCAGCAGTCTGAACAACTTAAGCAGTATGTAGATGCTATTACCTTGGTGAGAAACCGTTTAGAGCACCACGAAGTGCTGATCTCTAACTCTGAAGGTTTTGCCGATGAAGCAAAGCGTACAGTGATGGAGATGATCAACGGTGCATTGTCTCCAGCAGATCGCTTGGCAAAACAACGTGAACTGCAAGAGATTGCCAATAACTTCCTATATATGGCGAACTCGCAAGATGAGTCGGGCAACTACACTTTTGCTGGAACTAAGCTGAAGAATCAGCCTTTCTTTCGTGATAACGAAGGTAACGTGATTTACGGCGGTGACGACTATCAACGCAAGATGCGCGTCGCCAGTAGTTTTGAAATGCCAATGAACGATCCAGGCAGCAAGCTGTTCATGGAGATCGACAACCCGTTTGGTGATTACAAACCTACGTATGAGTTGCAACCTGCCTCTGAACTGCTTTTAGAGCGTGCGACTAACAGTGAATTTCAAGACCCTGCAACCTACAAAGTCACATTCGTCGATATGCAGAACGGCAAATACGCATATCAGCTAGAAAAAGATGGCAGTGTGGTAGCGGCCAAAGATTTTAACCCAACAGAAGGGATTAAATACGAGGGCCTGCACATTGAGCTGCGCGGTCAAATCACTAAGGGTGATTCGATTGTGCTAGAGCCAAGAGATAGCTTTTCGATATTTGATACCTTTCGTGATGCAGCGGCGTTGGCGGAGGAGTCGGTCTCTAATTCATCTGCAACCGCTCAGCTGCATCGGGCAACGGAAGAGTTTCATGCTGCCTTCATCCATTTAACTAAGGCTCGCACAGATGTTGGTGCGCGTTTAAACACATTGGATATTCAAGAGCAGCAACATGAGGACTTCAAGTTGTCGCTGGCGAAAGCCAAAAGTAACTTTGAAGATTTGGATTATTCAAAAGCGATCATTGAATTCAATGAGAATTCTCGAGCACTGCAGGCTTCTCAGCAAGCCTTTGGTAAAACGAAAGATTTGACGCTGTTCAATTACCTCTAACACTTTGTTGTATGAAATGAGCTCTGCTTTATGCCTTATGTGCAATGCCGTAAGTGCGAGAGGGTTCTAAAAATTGCCGCTTTCTTACCCGTTTTGAAATGTAAGTAACGTAAGCGGCAAAAAGCGGCAACACACCGGTTAGAGAGATTACACA
The Vibrio pelagius genome window above contains:
- the flgL gene encoding flagellar hook-associated protein FlgL; translated protein: MLTRISSFHNYQSVQNDLRRQENKVHHNQAQLASGKKLQSPSDDPLATHYLQNIGQQSEQLKQYVDAITLVRNRLEHHEVLISNSEGFADEAKRTVMEMINGALSPADRLAKQRELQEIANNFLYMANSQDESGNYTFAGTKLKNQPFFRDNEGNVIYGGDDYQRKMRVASSFEMPMNDPGSKLFMEIDNPFGDYKPTYELQPASELLLERATNSEFQDPATYKVTFVDMQNGKYAYQLEKDGSVVAAKDFNPTEGIKYEGLHIELRGQITKGDSIVLEPRDSFSIFDTFRDAAALAEESVSNSSATAQLHRATEEFHAAFIHLTKARTDVGARLNTLDIQEQQHEDFKLSLAKAKSNFEDLDYSKAIIEFNENSRALQASQQAFGKTKDLTLFNYL
- the flgK gene encoding flagellar hook-associated protein FlgK, which translates into the protein MASDLLNVGTQSVLTAQRQLNTTGHNISNANTEGYSRQSVIQGVNDPRQYGGQTYGMGVHVENVRRSWDQFAVNELNLSTTNAANKNDTQSNIDMLSGMLSSTASKKIPENMNEWFDSIKTLSDTPNDIGARKVVLEKAGIISQTLNEFHETIRQQSDVANKKLDMGIERVNQLAIEIRDVQRLMMRTPGPHNDLRDQHEKLINELSGYTKVTVTPRSNAEGFNVHIGNGHTLVSGSEASQLKLIDGLPDAHQRRLAIIEGKAIKPITSADIDGKIGSMLDMRDEHIPEVMDELGRMATALSYHVNKLQSQGLDLNGNVGRNLFTDVNSELVAKSRVVTSGQSQADVAVFIDNTNALKGGEYGLKYDGSDYVVTKPSGETVKVTTDSSGSAFYLDGMRVEIRNPPELGEKILLRPTRSFAAQMQIESNDPKDIAAQSYEASTTFAQGDAEFKILAAGQLREFEVIVSPRGEQFAVTDTKGNVLMQPQPYPPSGPVTVMGTTFELTPGAIANDKFTANLVPSEGDNGNLRKMQDIQTNKSLDEGKSTLLDTYHNLNTNTGLKASTANRLSEIATLEKQSAQERIASISGVNLDEEAANMMKFQQAYMASSRIMQAANETFDTILALR